CCACCGCAGCTAGCATCTCTTTATCATTCAGGCCATCGCCGAAGGCAATAGACTCCTTAGGTGAGAGGTCTAATAGGCGAAGCATCGCGTTGATTCCAATCGCTTTGGATGAATCAGCGGGAAGGACATCCATAGCGGATTTATGCCAACGGATATAACGTAGTCCGGGAATATGCTCTTGATACAAATGTTCGTCTGTCTCCTCACAGTGGAGGAATATTTGATAGATGTCCTCTTTTGTCCAATAGTCAGGGTCATAGCCGGGAAGATCAACCTTTAGTGACTGCACGGAGGTTTGAACAGAAGGATCGATCTCACTATTTGCATAGAAGGCAGAACTCCCCTCAAAGACAAGGGAATGACAATGCTCCGTAGAGAGCTTGACCAGCGCTTCTACATCGGCACGGGGGATTGGGTGTTGATAGATCGGTTTCCCTTGGTATACGACATAGCCGCCGTTCAAACTAACATAGGAATCAATGGCTAACTGCTGAGCCAGCCTCTCAAAGAAATACGGCGCTCTGCCAGTAGCGATAACCGGTTCAACTCCACGACGTCTGACCTCGGCGATCGCCTCAATGGTATCCTGCGGAATCTTCTTCTCGTCGTTCACTAGCGTACCATCAATATCAAAAAAGGCGATTTTATAGTCCATTCATTCGTTTCTCCTATCCTCTGAGATCTCTCTATTAATATGGTCGTAATATACCATCCGCTTGAGTAGGTGGCAAGTTGGAGACAAGCGGATTAATATTATATATACTTCAATATTTATAGTGTGAAGTATAAATGTACACGGACTCTGGTTATATAGATATAGTACAATTATCTAATAGATGACCGATTCATGAAAGGATGAAAAGCATGAACAACAAAGTTATTTTTCTGACGACGGATAGTCTTGGGGATGGAGATAAGGAGCTCGGAGCGCAGCTGCTAGAGACTTATGTAAATCTGTTGAAGCAGCGCGAGACTCTGCCGGCAGCGGTATTTTGCGTGAATCGGGGGGTGCTGGCATTAACGGAGCAATCCTTTGCATCTCTGCATTTGAAGGAGCTTGAGGACAAGGGGGTTCCTGTATTTGCTTGTGGGACTTGCGTTGACTACTATAAAATTCACGATAAGTTAGTGGCCGGGAAAGTGTCCAGTATGGGATATTTCATGGAACTTGCTGAAAAATACGAAGTTGTCACAATCGCGTAGCTTACCAGAATGATACGATGATATAAAAAATAAGAAAGAACCAGAGCCAAGGGGCTGCTGGTTCTTTGCTATTAAGAACAATGCAGATTTCTATTTATGCTGCAATTGCTTCCTTCTCAAGAAATAGAGGAAGATACCAAGGGCAATCAGTGCCAGACCCGTCAATTGGATAGGGAGAAGGCTGGACTCGCCTGTCTTAGGAAGCATCTTCCCAGAGTTCCCTTTCGTTGACGTACCGTCCGCACTAGGTAGTACATCGACATCTACTTCATATTCAACCTCGTTCCCTAGCGCATCTGTAACCTTGATCTTAAAGGAATCATGGCCTACGTAGCCTTTATCCGGCGTGTATACCCAATTTCCTTTGGAGTCTACAGTAACTTTGCCGTTCTTAGGTTTCTCGCTAATTTTCGGCGTGCTGTTCTTAGGAACTTCAACCTTGCCTTTGATCGGCGTTTTATTCGTTGCTGGCACCTTATCTGTTGGCTTAGTTGTCTTCTCCGGCTCAGGCTTAGGCTCCTCGGTTCCTGGCTTAGGCCCTTCCGGCTGAGTTGGATCTGGATTCTCACCAGGACCAACTTCCTTGTCCGGATCTACTGGAGGCTTAGGAGTCGGATTCGGATCCACTGAAGGAGTACCTCCGCCACCACCGCCGCCATTCCCACCACCGGTGGATGGTATTCTATTATTTGTCTTTTCTACGAACACAGTTTCTGTCTGTTTATCCGTAATTTCAAATGGTACTGGTGTCTTATCCAATAAGTACCCTGCAGGTGCTTTGACTTCGATGAACTGATATTTGTTCGGCTTCAAGTCATCTAAGAAGAGTTCCCCATTCTTGTCCGTAGTCAATTTGGACTCGTCAATATCGGCAACTTTTTGATATAGATAGTTTCCTTCCTGATCAAAGAGAATCGATTGCTCCCATAACTCGAAAACAGCGCCCTGAAGCTTAAGATTTTTGCCTGAGTCGTATTTGGTTAACTTAACGGAGCGGTCGTTCTCCTTATTCACAATCGTCTGGTTTGTCTCCGGCTGAATAATGGATACCGCGGTCTTAGCCTGTTCAATGACGAAGCCGTCGGCCTTGGTCTCAACCAGCGTATAGTTGCCGTATTTCAGATTCTCAAACACGATTAGGCCGTCCTTATCGGTAACGCCTTGACCGACAAGCGTATCGGAGCTGTCGCGAAGCTCGAATTCAACGCCTTCAATGGCGGACTGATCTTTGGCATTCACTTTGGTTACGATCAGTTTTGCGTTGGAACCCCATTCGTTGGTTTTCTCTAGTACTTTGATTGCGGTTTGATTCTCTACAATGTCGAAGGTGATAGGTGTCGAATCTAATTTATAAAATTCCGGAGCTTTGGTTTCAACCAGTTGATATCTCCCTGGCTCTAAATCACCTTTAGCAATTTTTCCGCTATCATCCGTTTCTAAAATATCGATAGGAGTACCATTTGGAAAAGTGCTAGTGATTTGATTTAATACGAATTTTGCTCCTTTTAAGGTCTTGCTCGAATCTGCCAAGTCCACCTTCGTTAATTCGAACCCTTGACGAATAATTTCATTAATCACCTTAAATGGTTCGTCAGAATCTTTGAAGTAGATTGTTTTCCCGGCAGCATATTCCGTATCTTTAATATAACCGCTAGGGGTAGAGACTTCTTTTAAAATATAGGGCAAGCCATCAGTGCTGTTGAGTCGGTAATTCCTAACGGTAGAGGCTTCCCCCTTCTCGTCAGTGATTAGTGTCTCAAGCAAAGTGGTGTTAGATGCGTTCCATAGCTGGAATACAACATCTTTAATTGGATGGTTCAAATCATCTACCTTCAGAACCTTTAGTTTTCCACTTCCGGTAGAGGCTCCCCCGCCTGCTCCAGCAAGCGAGACTTTAATCCCTTCCTCATTACCTTCACCGATGAACGAGATTGATATACCGGAAAATTCGGCTTTATTCTTGAGTCTTTGGCCAGTATCTGTATTAATAAATGATTCATATTCAAGGATATATGCTGTCTTTAGTTCCTTCTTGAATGTGAGAGTGATGGTATTGCCTTCAGCCTCCAGCTTAAAGAAGTCATTGTCATTATTGCCATCCTTATTAAGCTGAGATCCTTTCTGAATATTTCCAGAGTTGTTTTCAGGAAGGTTTGTTTCATACAGTTTTAAAGAATCCGCTAATAAAATCTGATTGTCAGATAAGGTATCAGTTAATTCGGAACCCACTGGAATATAAGATTGGCTAGGATTCATAGTAACTGTCCACAAGGCTCTATCGCTTTTGCTGACTTGGGCTCCTGTCTTGTATAACAGCTCGCCGCCGTGTTTTGGTGTTACCTTGCCTTCTTGACTAAAGAGCTCCTGACTTCCATCAAATAGCGCTGCATTATTGGAATACTCCCCTTTAATATTGAAGTCGCCATTAAGACTCGTTTTGTATTTGATTTGATAGGCTACTTCGCCAATATCACCAAGCTTCAACTCGAAGCTTTTACGATCATCAGCTAATTTAAGCTCATAATTTGTAACGGGATCACCTAAACCTACCTGATTATTTTCCGTATTTAGGGTGAGCTTATTAACCTCGAAGGAACCGTCTATATACGTCTGATCGCCTTTCAAGGAGTCTGTGATTATAGCATCCTTCACATCAAATAGATTGTAGTTGGCAATAACCGTCCAAGTGATTGCTTTGTCCTTAGCCTTATACTCGCCTGTTTTTCTACCGTTATTATTGGTATAGTCCTGAGGTTGGACAGAGTCTTCTCTTACAAGACTTTTTTGCCCATTTATATCTTCCCATGACAATGTTGCTATGTTTTTATATAACCCTTCTGCCGGTTTGCCCGCCTTAGGATCAAACGATGTTACGTATGTGATGGTAACTGTATCATTGATTGTTTCTCCGTTTTTTAGTTTGAGTGTAAATCCTTCACTATAATTACCTGGTTCCAGCTCAAAGGCAGAATCCTCAAGCTTCAGTTGATTCACCTTAATACTATCTTTGAGCAGCTCCATATGTCTGCCCGCGTAATCATCTTGGATCTTAATTTCGGACATATCGAACTTATCCTCATTGAGAACAAGCTCCCATTCAATTTCCTTTTTGTTAAAATCCTCGCGTATTACGTTCTTTTTGAAGATCCGTTCATTAAGCCATTTATGATCTGATTTCGTTATTGTTCCGAAAGTCACGGAGTTGTTAACATCTTGACCGCTGTAAATACGCTCCGTTATTTCCGTCTGATATTCGATGACATAAGCCTCGGTGATCTCGTTATTAAACTCTAAAGTGAAGCCTGTTTCAAATCCAGAGGCGTCCTTCAGGATTTTCAAATCGTATTCTTTCTCGTTGATCAGAGCGTCTCGAGTAGCGTTGCCATTATCATCAATGTCAACTTTGTATACATTGACTTTGTCATTAACTAGATTGAGATGGACCCCGTTTGACGGTCCAAACGTGTCCTTAATAATAGGCTGGCTTATCTTTTGCTGGTTATAGTTATACTCGATAGACCAATCGACGATCCACTTGGAGCCAGGACTGGTATTGATAATATCAGTGTTTCCAACCTTCTTGTTCAGAGGTTCATTGAAACTTATTTCTACGCTGCTTGGTATACTTTTCGAGTATCCGTCATTTCCAGTGAGTGTAGCGGTATTCGTGAAAGGTCTTTTTTTAAACGGTCCTTCTGTTGGAGCTTCAACGCTTGTCTTGTAAGTCACTCTATAGGCTTTATTGGTATCCCCTAGATTAATAGGGAAGGCCGTTTCCGTTCTTACATTATTCGTTGGTTTTAAATCCCCATTTAAGAGAACTTCCATCACAGTGATCGTAATGTCACCTTTGATCTCCAAGCCATCTCCAAGATTATCCGTGAGCTGGGCACCTTTGATCTCTTGCTCTCCTTGGTTGAACTCAATCGTCCACTCGATTTCATCGGAGTTAAAGTTTTTTTTGTTGGCAGCTCCTGTTTTCTTGAGCTTACTGTCGGCCGTGTTGGCAAAATTCACAGTGATATCCTGCTGACCAACAGAACTGAATTCAATCTTATGCTTCAGACTTTCTCCAAGCTTGGATTGATCAAAAGACAGCCACACATAGAATTGTCCTTGTAATTGTTGTCCGCGAATTTGATCGTTAAATGTAAAGATTACTTGTCTATCCTCGGTAACGACATATTTTCCTACCCCTCCGGTCAAGTCGCCCTTTAATTCATACGGTATGGCGAACTCCTCAGGGAGATAAAAAGTGTAGGTCGATCCATCGTCATATGTATGCCGATCATTCGGCAAGGACCAGTCATAAATAATGGCTACTTCATCAGAAGGTTTAGGCCGAACATCCTGGATTTCTTTGCCTTGTACAATAATCGTTCCGTCATTTTCAACAATGGGTTGTTGGTTATAAATTTTAACACCTGTAATCAGATTCTCTGTAATCTCAATTCCAGTGCCAAGGAGCGCGTTCTTGCCATATACATCATCTGTTACACTCTCTTGAGTGACTATAGCATCTTCGGTCTCACCCTCAGCACGAGTGATTGAAGAAGGGAGTACGATATTCAGCATTAGAATTATAGCTAGAAATAAAAATAATGGTCTTCTGAATTTCTTCATAACTAAGTGATTTCACCTCTCCTTAATTTATAGATTCCGAATCATGCAAAGGCTAAGTATCTCGATAATCTCACAATCTACCTCCCTTGCTGGACCTGTCTCCTAGTAAGCGGTAGATATCAATCATTGTCGATTGTGCCTACAGGAAGTGTGAGTATCCCCAAACGATGTCGATTCAGGTCGATACTTATCCAAATTACTATAAAATAGGTCACTGAATATTTTCTGAACATTTGCCTTATAGAAAAAAGCGATGTGCTCCCTTTGTTGGGAAACACATCGCTCTAATTCAAGTCAATTTGCTATATTCATCTGCTATATTTTGAATACCAATCTATGAGCTCTTGGCTCGGGGTAACATCGAATTCATCCTGCAGCCTGTTGGTGAGGATCTGGAACATCTTCCTGACTTCAACTTGATGATTTAATGTAGAATAGATTTGCATTAATCCGAAATAGCCGTCTTCCATATGGGGTAATTTGTCTACGATTCTCTGGTATAGTGATATCGCCTCAGTATGCATTGCCCGTTGCAAATAGAACTCCGCGATCTGCTTAATATGGGCCAGCCAGACTAAGCGGAGACGTTCCTGCTCGTATTCGGCCCATACATATCGATGGTCTGCGAGATAATCTCCTTTGTATAGTTCCAGAATCAATAAATGCTGCTCCAGAGTCTCGGCCGTGACCGGCGGAGCTTGATTCACCTGGGATTCCCAGGCCTCAACATCCAGTCGCTGGTTCCCCAGCAACAGACTGTATCCGCTATCCTTGTACTTAATTTCAAGCTCAATCCTTGCTTCTTTGAGCACCTTGCGAATCTGATATATTGCTGTATGTAATTGCGCAGTTGACTTCTCAATATCATATTCGGGCCATAACAAGTCGATCAAGTCTTGCTTGGTCACGGTCTTATCATGGTGATAGAGTAAATAAGCGAATAACTCCGGTGCTTTGAGTGTTCTCCAGGCAAAATACTGCGTTTCCCCATTAGCGTCAATGTAATGGATACTCTGTAAGCAGTTAAGCTGGATCGACCCGGCGTTCTTCGTTCCAGCAGAGACTTGTAAGGAAGATGCTATGCGTTGTAGGGTGATAATTAACCTATCCTGGCTCACGGGCTTCAATAAATAGTCGAGCGCGTTGATTTCAAATGCCTTCAAGGCATATTCCTGAAAGGCGGTGGTGAATACGATTTGAATATGCGGCTGGATATTCAGCAGTTGATTGGCTAATTCAAAGCCATTGATCTCCGGCATTTCAATATCCAAGAAAGCCAGCTGCAGAAATTGTCGTTGGGCTATTTCAAGAGCTTCGTGGGGATTCATATAGGAACCGATGATTTCTATATCCTGGACCACGGTCTGTTCCTTCAGCAACTTCTCCATTTTAAATATAGCAAGGCTTTCATCGTCTACGATAATTACCTTCATTCCCATATCTCTCTCCCTGCACCTCCGGTCAATTCTTCCTTCATTCTAACAAGCGCATGCCCGTATGTCCAAAGCAGATTTAATCGATGGGCGATTAATCTATCACCATGTTAGGCTCAGTGATTAGCAGTAATCAGCTCCTACTCCGAGGATTGCTCCTATGGCACCAATCGGTGTATGGTTGGATTAAATAGATATCATGCTGACTAGATGATTTCCTGAATCGGGAAATATAATATGAAGATAGTGGATTATACGCTAAGAAGGGCAGTGAGTAAAATGGCGGAGTTAAATCCTGAGACGATTATACAATTACTTAAGCAGCAGAAGAGCATCATTAACGGGGGAAAGACCGGATCACTGGAGTTCAGGCTGCAGCAGCTTCAAGCATTGAAGCGGTCTGTCCAGCAGCATGAGCGTGAGATAATTCAAGCTTTGCATCAGGATTTGCGCAAGCCAGAGTTTGAGGCTTATTCGACAGAGATCGGATATTTGTACGATAGTATTGGTTATGTAATGAAGAACCTTCATAAGTGGATGAAGCCGGATCGCGTTCGTAACCCGCTCGTTCACTTTGGCTCTAGAAGCTATATATATTCGGAGCCTTACGGCTCGACCTTAATCATTGGGCCATTCAATTACCCATTCATGCTAGTGATGGACCCGTTGGTTGGGGCGATTGCAGCCGGAAATTGTGCAGTAATCAAGCCTTCAGAATATACGCCACATGTCTCAGCGGTCATCTCCAAATTGATTAGCGAATGCTTCGATGAGTCTTATGTGCGGGTCATTCAGGGAGGTCAGGAGACTACCTCTACATTGCTGCAGGCTCCATTCGATATGGTCTTCTTCACGGGGAGCGTGCGGGTTGGCAAGATTGTGATGAAGGCCGCGGCCGAGCATCTCACCCCGGTCGTATTGGAGCTTGGAGGCAAGAGTCCATGTATCGTCGATAAGAACGTAAATCTGGATGTAGCGGCACAGAGAATTGTGTGGGGAAAATACTTGAATACAGGGCAAACCTGTGTGGCCCCTGACTATGTGCTTGTTCATAAGGACGTCCGTGCACAATTAATTGCGAAGATGAAGGAATATATCATTTCTTTCTACGGAACGGATTCACAGTTAAGTCCCGACTATGGCCGCATCGTCAATCATGCACATTGGCAACGTCTAAATGGACTATTGGAAGGTGCTGTTGTAGCAGCAGGAGGGCAGACTGACCGGGAGGATTTATATATTGCGCCTACGTTGCTTGACGGTGTGAATTGGAGCGACAAGGTGATGGAGGATGAGATATTCGGTCCGATCCTGCCGGTGTTGGAGTATCATAATCTGGATCAGGTGATTGAGGCGGTGAACTCCAGGCCGAAGCCGTTGGCGCTGTACTTATTTACGAATGATAAACAGATTGAACAGCGGATAATGAGTACAGTGTCTTTTGGCGGAGGATGTGTGAACGATACAATCATGCACTTAGTCAGTCCCTATCTCCCATTCGGGGGAGTTGGCTCTTCAGGGATGGGAGCCTATCATGGGCGGCACAGCTTCGATGCCTTCTCGCATAAGAAGAGTGTGCTGAACAGGCCGACACGGATTAATCCAAGCTTCCTGTTCCCACCTTACAATGCTAAGAAATTAGGACTTGTGAAGAGGTTTTTGAAGTAACAACAGTGGCCGTTTGTCTGAATGAGATTCAGGCAAACGGCCATTTTGATGTTTACAGTAAAGAATGCCTCCGAATTAAGGAACCGATCCACTAAGGTGAACCTGACGAATCTGACGAGTCTGATGAACTTGAAGAGCCCGACGAGTCTGCAGAGTTTGAAGAGCCCGAAGAGCCCGAAGAGCCCGAAGAGCCCGAAGAGCCCGAAGACCCCGAAGACCCCGAAGAGTCAGATTTCCCTGCCGAGTCTGAAGAACTCGATGCCATTGACGAATTCGACGAACTTGATGAGTCTGATGGCCCTGATGAACTGGACGATTCTGAAGAGCTCGATGAGTTTTGCGAATTCGACGGATTTGATGAGTTAGGCGCATTAGAAGCATTAGAAGCCGGATTGGCTCCGTTAGTTGCCATGTTACGAATCATATGGGTGAGCAGCATGACAACTGGCAGGAACACAGACAGAACCAGGGTATAGGATACCCATGTTGAGCTATCCCAGGTTTGATGGAACGAGACGTTAGGGTAGACAATCTCTGACAGGCTCACCAGGATCATGCCAAGGGGCATAACCAGAGGACGATAGTTCCGCAGATTGAATATATAAGTTAAGCTGATAGCTGTGAAAAAAATATATATCGCAATTCTGATGAACAACGTGGTATACCACATAATTGCCATAATGACCTCAATTCGCTGCAGGAAATTGCCGATATTTATTTTTTGCGCTAATAGATAGCTTGGGTACATACTGCTGATAATAATGTCTGGCCCGAAGACTAATATAGATAGAGCAACGATCAGAGTGATGGCCAGCCCTCCCATAGCACTCCCTATGAGCAGAGCTCTCCGTGCTTCCTTTGGCTTATTTACCGCGGAGGAATGGAATATAAGCAAGGTGATATGCGGCAGCAAGACGGTCGCCATGAAATCCAGTGAGGCGGACCAAATCGGCCTCATTCCGTTCTCCATCACCGGGAGAATATTCTGTGTCTGAGTCTGGTTCAGGATAAGTATGACGAACGAGATGAACAGGATAATAAATGGGAAGAACATTAGCTCAGAGGAACGGGCGATGGTCTCAAGCCCAAGCCTAGCACCCATGATGATCACTACGACAAATAGAATATTGATGGCCTGCGTCGGTGTCTCTGGCATGATCTGTGTCGTTATAAAGTTGCTGGTGAAATAGAGCGCCGGGGACGGACCCGTTATAAATAGGCTCACTACAACTAATAGAGCGATCAGTTTACCCAACCATTTGCCAAAGACCGCCTCCATCATCTGGACCAGGTTTAACTGGGGATAAAGCTTAGTTAGCAGGTTGAACATGCACAGTATCAATATTCCGATAGCTAGCCCTACAAGACAAGCGATCCACGCGTCCTGCCTTGCTATCGTAGTCACACTGGATGGAACGATAAGTATACCGCTGCCGATCGTGAAGAAGACGGTCAGGGTAGTCAGTTGTCGTGCCGATATGTTGGATTGGCGATACTTGTTCATCTATTTCACCTCTGAGACCGAATTAGGCCGACATATTCAAGTAAATTATTGAGCGGAGTGAACAAGGTTGTCAGCGCATTAAGCGGTGTAGGGACATTCTGAAATACATTTACGATCACATTCATCGTGACCCCAATGAGCAAGAGGATAGAGAACACCCACAGATCTTTGGTATATTTGTTTTTCATTAGGGAAGGGACATCGAATCGTATAATCAGACCGGTTACCCCCAGGATGATCAAACTGCTGAGCATAGTGGACTACTCCTTCATATTTTTCAGAAAAGAATCCTTGATCGTACCAAGCCGTTGAATCTTGACAGATACATTAATGTTTACAGCCAGGTTGCGGAAGTAGCGCTCATCCCAATCATGTCTTAGTTCCTTCCATGCACGTGGATTGGAGCGGTGGATAACCTCGCCGAAGCCGAAAATATCTCCGCCATACTTCTGTTGAACGGTACGGATAGAGTCTTCCATAATCGATTTGATTCGCTTATTCAGCAGTTGTTCAATCATCTCGATCGTCTTGACATTTAACAGGTTCAGATCTTTACATTCGACTTCAGCGATATTACCGTTAACTTGAACGTTAATATCTATTTGCGGCTTGCCTTCGATAACCTTACCGCGCGATTTGGTCTTGGAACGGATAATCTCGAAGGAGAGCTTGCC
The window above is part of the Paenibacillus lutimineralis genome. Proteins encoded here:
- a CDS encoding aldehyde dehydrogenase, producing MKIVDYTLRRAVSKMAELNPETIIQLLKQQKSIINGGKTGSLEFRLQQLQALKRSVQQHEREIIQALHQDLRKPEFEAYSTEIGYLYDSIGYVMKNLHKWMKPDRVRNPLVHFGSRSYIYSEPYGSTLIIGPFNYPFMLVMDPLVGAIAAGNCAVIKPSEYTPHVSAVISKLISECFDESYVRVIQGGQETTSTLLQAPFDMVFFTGSVRVGKIVMKAAAEHLTPVVLELGGKSPCIVDKNVNLDVAAQRIVWGKYLNTGQTCVAPDYVLVHKDVRAQLIAKMKEYIISFYGTDSQLSPDYGRIVNHAHWQRLNGLLEGAVVAAGGQTDREDLYIAPTLLDGVNWSDKVMEDEIFGPILPVLEYHNLDQVIEAVNSRPKPLALYLFTNDKQIEQRIMSTVSFGGGCVNDTIMHLVSPYLPFGGVGSSGMGAYHGRHSFDAFSHKKSVLNRPTRINPSFLFPPYNAKKLGLVKRFLK
- a CDS encoding GerAB/ArcD/ProY family transporter; its protein translation is MNKYRQSNISARQLTTLTVFFTIGSGILIVPSSVTTIARQDAWIACLVGLAIGILILCMFNLLTKLYPQLNLVQMMEAVFGKWLGKLIALLVVVSLFITGPSPALYFTSNFITTQIMPETPTQAINILFVVVIIMGARLGLETIARSSELMFFPFIILFISFVILILNQTQTQNILPVMENGMRPIWSASLDFMATVLLPHITLLIFHSSAVNKPKEARRALLIGSAMGGLAITLIVALSILVFGPDIIISSMYPSYLLAQKINIGNFLQRIEVIMAIMWYTTLFIRIAIYIFFTAISLTYIFNLRNYRPLVMPLGMILVSLSEIVYPNVSFHQTWDSSTWVSYTLVLSVFLPVVMLLTHMIRNMATNGANPASNASNAPNSSNPSNSQNSSSSSESSSSSGPSDSSSSSNSSMASSSSDSAGKSDSSGSSGSSGSSGSSGSSGSSGSSNSADSSGSSSSSDSSDSSGSP
- a CDS encoding response regulator, with translation MGMKVIIVDDESLAIFKMEKLLKEQTVVQDIEIIGSYMNPHEALEIAQRQFLQLAFLDIEMPEINGFELANQLLNIQPHIQIVFTTAFQEYALKAFEINALDYLLKPVSQDRLIITLQRIASSLQVSAGTKNAGSIQLNCLQSIHYIDANGETQYFAWRTLKAPELFAYLLYHHDKTVTKQDLIDLLWPEYDIEKSTAQLHTAIYQIRKVLKEARIELEIKYKDSGYSLLLGNQRLDVEAWESQVNQAPPVTAETLEQHLLILELYKGDYLADHRYVWAEYEQERLRLVWLAHIKQIAEFYLQRAMHTEAISLYQRIVDKLPHMEDGYFGLMQIYSTLNHQVEVRKMFQILTNRLQDEFDVTPSQELIDWYSKYSR
- a CDS encoding DsrE family protein, with protein sequence MNNKVIFLTTDSLGDGDKELGAQLLETYVNLLKQRETLPAAVFCVNRGVLALTEQSFASLHLKELEDKGVPVFACGTCVDYYKIHDKLVAGKVSSMGYFMELAEKYEVVTIA
- a CDS encoding Cof-type HAD-IIB family hydrolase, with product MDYKIAFFDIDGTLVNDEKKIPQDTIEAIAEVRRRGVEPVIATGRAPYFFERLAQQLAIDSYVSLNGGYVVYQGKPIYQHPIPRADVEALVKLSTEHCHSLVFEGSSAFYANSEIDPSVQTSVQSLKVDLPGYDPDYWTKEDIYQIFLHCEETDEHLYQEHIPGLRYIRWHKSAMDVLPADSSKAIGINAMLRLLDLSPKESIAFGDGLNDKEMLAAVGLGIAMGNAHQDLIPYANYVTTHVDHGGILNGLKYAQIL
- a CDS encoding SpaA isopeptide-forming pilin-related protein, translating into MKKFRRPLFLFLAIILMLNIVLPSSITRAEGETEDAIVTQESVTDDVYGKNALLGTGIEITENLITGVKIYNQQPIVENDGTIIVQGKEIQDVRPKPSDEVAIIYDWSLPNDRHTYDDGSTYTFYLPEEFAIPYELKGDLTGGVGKYVVTEDRQVIFTFNDQIRGQQLQGQFYVWLSFDQSKLGESLKHKIEFSSVGQQDITVNFANTADSKLKKTGAANKKNFNSDEIEWTIEFNQGEQEIKGAQLTDNLGDGLEIKGDITITVMEVLLNGDLKPTNNVRTETAFPINLGDTNKAYRVTYKTSVEAPTEGPFKKRPFTNTATLTGNDGYSKSIPSSVEISFNEPLNKKVGNTDIINTSPGSKWIVDWSIEYNYNQQKISQPIIKDTFGPSNGVHLNLVNDKVNVYKVDIDDNGNATRDALINEKEYDLKILKDASGFETGFTLEFNNEITEAYVIEYQTEITERIYSGQDVNNSVTFGTITKSDHKWLNERIFKKNVIREDFNKKEIEWELVLNEDKFDMSEIKIQDDYAGRHMELLKDSIKVNQLKLEDSAFELEPGNYSEGFTLKLKNGETINDTVTITYVTSFDPKAGKPAEGLYKNIATLSWEDINGQKSLVREDSVQPQDYTNNNGRKTGEYKAKDKAITWTVIANYNLFDVKDAIITDSLKGDQTYIDGSFEVNKLTLNTENNQVGLGDPVTNYELKLADDRKSFELKLGDIGEVAYQIKYKTSLNGDFNIKGEYSNNAALFDGSQELFSQEGKVTPKHGGELLYKTGAQVSKSDRALWTVTMNPSQSYIPVGSELTDTLSDNQILLADSLKLYETNLPENNSGNIQKGSQLNKDGNNDNDFFKLEAEGNTITLTFKKELKTAYILEYESFINTDTGQRLKNKAEFSGISISFIGEGNEEGIKVSLAGAGGGASTGSGKLKVLKVDDLNHPIKDVVFQLWNASNTTLLETLITDEKGEASTVRNYRLNSTDGLPYILKEVSTPSGYIKDTEYAAGKTIYFKDSDEPFKVINEIIRQGFELTKVDLADSSKTLKGAKFVLNQITSTFPNGTPIDILETDDSGKIAKGDLEPGRYQLVETKAPEFYKLDSTPITFDIVENQTAIKVLEKTNEWGSNAKLIVTKVNAKDQSAIEGVEFELRDSSDTLVGQGVTDKDGLIVFENLKYGNYTLVETKADGFVIEQAKTAVSIIQPETNQTIVNKENDRSVKLTKYDSGKNLKLQGAVFELWEQSILFDQEGNYLYQKVADIDESKLTTDKNGELFLDDLKPNKYQFIEVKAPAGYLLDKTPVPFEITDKQTETVFVEKTNNRIPSTGGGNGGGGGGGTPSVDPNPTPKPPVDPDKEVGPGENPDPTQPEGPKPGTEEPKPEPEKTTKPTDKVPATNKTPIKGKVEVPKNSTPKISEKPKNGKVTVDSKGNWVYTPDKGYVGHDSFKIKVTDALGNEVEYEVDVDVLPSADGTSTKGNSGKMLPKTGESSLLPIQLTGLALIALGIFLYFLRRKQLQHK